The following DNA comes from Musa acuminata AAA Group cultivar baxijiao chromosome BXJ1-4, Cavendish_Baxijiao_AAA, whole genome shotgun sequence.
ttaaataaaaatatgctattaaattaagaaaatctaagatacaaaatcacaatgtcacattaacaaaaagtttcaaaattcaaaacattaaaattttacatcaaagtcattcatcataatcaatattatcgtcattttcacacaaatcatcttcattgaattcgtcttcttcctcttgttcttcgattccttcctcttcatcaagatatgtttcattctctatgtcttcaacaatagcaggagccgagcttgatgcttttgcactcatttttctctttgacatctgtcttgtatatgtttgtaattctccagcacctgaagctcttgccacatctccccacgtcaatctatcatcttcaaatacaagctcgtcttcagcatcttgcaagttagcacccatttctcctactaaccactcatttgaatcatcaatatcttgcaatgagattgaatcaaatctatttttcaaatcatgacgagtcttcaaagcttgattatactttatgtaaacaagatcgtgcaatcgttgatgttctaaccgatttcttctcttcgagtgaatctgtcatgtcatataatttaaaaatatattaatacatatatctaaataaataaattaattaaaataaaaatatttagtaatacttacatgctcaaagacactccagtttcgctcacaacccgaagcactacatgtcaaactaagtactttgatagcaaatttctgtaagttcggggtggaatttccaaatagactccaccattcagctgcaaaatttatgttattattagcaataacatagtaccataatatatatgaaattaattatatcaaattattaatacctggagaggtagttgtcctggatcgaacggcaattggaattccaaaaagaccttcagcatttttatataaagataattcatgaataatcttatcttgaacctcaatgctgggaactaatcttgcaacacactgatataacccactcaaaacttctgcatcaaatccaacagatttaatcttataaaagaattcagggttcaaataatatcctgctgcatgtaagggacgatgaagttgacaattccatctttcgtcaatgattgtaaaaattttctcatatttttcttcattttcattaaaagatcttttaatcgtctcctttgctctatccatagcctcataaatatatcccattgcagacttattttcattatccaccaaccgaaggactcgaacaagagggcccattacctttaatatataaactacatgattccaaaaggatggcattaagatgatatcagcagccctcttgccttttgcttcttttgcccatttgcttgtcacccatttctcagaggtaaacatatttctcagagtatgtttttgacgatgcacgctctgtaatgtcaagaatgaagtagcaaatcgggtaacaccatgtctcactaattctttattccctgtaaattctctcatcatattcaaagccccaatgtgattataaagaaatccaacaacaaaaattgccctttctaaggttttcttgatttctaagatctttccaatatcttccaacattaaatcaatacaatgtgctgcacatggagtccaatacaagtgttgtctttttgattcaagcaatttacctgagacaaaggataacaaaaatgataagacttaagaatttaacacacttaattaaagataaaataattaacaaaatcaaaagatgaatattaccagctaaaacatagttgcttccattgtcggttatgatttgaacgatattttgttctccaatttcttccacgaagttgtcaagtaaatcatatatcttgtctccagattttacaaaagatgaagcatctattgacttcacaaacatagtccccaaagaacaattaaccataaaattaattatactcctgcgcctcctgtcagtccaaacatctgacataatagagcaaccacgtgttgcccatgattctttatgaccctttagtaagtcatttgtataattcaactctttttgcagcaatggaactcgcatctcataataacttggaggttttaatcctgcaccatatcttccaatagcttcaatcatatccttaaaactgtctaaacgagttgtactaaggggaagaccagcctgataaaagaagcgagcaatgtgctgaattgttcttcctcttatttctttatcacaagcatcacttatatttgtttgtctcaattttgagcctcctgcttgcccttgttgtttctgggatccttgaagcatatatagatccatcggtccttttctacctttcttagtactcataacttcttttccctttttgtcgtatactcttttttcacttgggttaatactcgtagaataatcttcttcttcatctctgatatgttcaacattgtcttctggtaaattcccataagattcattcttttgtgtcttcttttcattcatataattcagcaactcttcttttacctcaggtggacattttttgcaagctgctgcattcttgaaatttcctactagatgttgttttgcacgaaaaataccacctctggtagtcttatcacagaatatgcaagtcactgcattaggatctttcggatccttcaaataattatacttccatgcaggatctttttttgataccactGGAGACTCTATTAAGTTGCTTTCtgcacttgccatttatgttgaaacctaacaataatttcaaataaataaaaattaataacattaaaatcaaaataatatattattaatctattaacagaaaattatttattttaaaattcaaataaacttaattatTTTACTGAGcttgatggagaaacgaggaagcagcagcGAGTGGGAGCGGCggtggcagcagcggcgagcggcggcagcagcggcgagcggcggcagcagcggcgagcggcggcagcagcggcggcgagcggcagcaacaacagcagcagcgagcggcggcagcggcagcgggaaagggaaagggagaggaaggcgcgagcagcgggaggcctcgagggaggcgcgagcagcgggaaggctcgcgggagggctcgcaggaggcgagagggctcgcgggaggcgcgagcagcgagagggctcgcaggaggcgcgagcagcgagagggctcgcgggaggcgcgaactgcgggaaggctcgcgggaggcgcgagcagcgacaccggcgagcagcggcagcgagcgacgagatcgcgatcgggatcgggatcgggatcgagagcggcagcagcagcaggttagtgttgggttagggttagggttagggttggggttatatcggtttagttggttcgattgaaccaactaacaaccgaaccaggaccgaaccagacctaaaattctggttcggtcgccttggtttacccaggcgctcgcccgaagcgcccagcgcctgggctcgggcgagcgcctaggcggcgcctgtttgaagcgcgccgcctgggacattagcgaggcgctcgggcctcgcctcgcctcgcccgagcgcctaggcgagcgcccgagcgccttttgcaatcactgttcTTAATTTGTTAAAAAAATGAACAAAAATGTAATCGGAGAcagaattaattcaaatagttttCATTAtatgtttttgcattttcttgtacTTGTTTGGTGATAAGAGAAGCATTAGAACCATAATGAAGCTTATCATTATCTTTAAAGCTACAAATTGATAAATTTATATCTTTtgtataatatatacataatattaATTGAATAACTCTAATAATATCTTTGGACAATATGTATGATGGTTATTTTTAATGGATTGTTCTCTACGGTTTTCAtttcttgaaaaatattatttatattatcaaaTTTACTATTTTTTATGAAAGATAGATATGAAATATATACACAAACAGATCTTTTTTTTAGCATACATCTATATTGTCTTTATTTCATTTCATATCTCCTAAAGTTTAGCTActtaaaatgaatatatatatatatatatatgcaaatttaGAGTTATTTTCTCAATCAAGTTCGATCCCATTGGTTCAATTCAAAGATCCTACCAATCCCCATCACATCTTGTAACACCCATTTTGCAATCTAAGCCTACTTCATTATTGGCCATGCACAACAAATTACAATGCCATAAAGAGAGTACAAGGaccaaacaacatagagtttagcAAAATATCAAACAAAATATAAACACCTGATTGTAGCAACTAGCTGTTCAAAGCCTTCTAAAGTTATTTGAAATATTATTGTTAAGTAAAAAAGTACAGATGTCTAAGACTTAaccaaaagaaatatttaaaagatctggaataataaaataacaaataaactCAAAGACAAGCCCCATTCGGTAAGTTTCCCTTCCATGCGGATTTTAGGAAGGGACAATTTCCATAGTCTTACCCCTTGAAAGCAAAGATTATTTTCTAAGAAACTTCTAATGGAACAATTATATCAAGGGAGAAAACTGAACTATATAATACACATACACAAAGAACAAATGAAAATTTCATTTATCTATAAATTATAAGTTTCAGCCATATCATGTCGTTTAAAAAACCCCTTGTAAAAAACCCCTTGGAAGAACTTGCTCATATTGTACATAGTTTAACATTCCTTTTATAACATGTATTATATTCCACCCAAATGCTTCTTAACACAATGCTGACATGCATATTGTTTAAAGCCAGCTAAAAAGCTAACTCTCCTTCCTATATAGTTCACCATTGCATAAATGTTTGACTTTGaacaacaaagataaatttaaatcagatTCACTATATCAATTTGCTAAAGATCCATGCACCTTTATAGATTGGAAGTAAACAAGTATCCCCTTCCCTGATACAACTAACAGAATTTGAGTTGAAGCCCTGCTTATGGCATATTTTCATATCCTTGCCTAACCACTTAGCTCAATATCTTGTTCTCTGAATCTCACGTCTTTAGAATGGCTGTTTTAATGTTTATTACTAATGTAATCTAATTGTCAACAGAAGATCCCAAGATTCTATCATTCAAACAACAGAGGCAATTGATAGAAAGCTTCTGAAGAGAAATGAAATACCAGAAGCAAAATCTCAAATTGTTTAATGACTACTTCAACACCAATTATCAAAGACAAAGGTTTCTTCAACCAATATACACTAGCAGTTCCAGTTTGAGCAAGTTCTAATCAGACACTGAAAACTCAAGTTCGATCAGTTTTGGCCATTGTTAACAACTGCAATCCAATTTCATATATTGGCCAAGAGAACTTTCTTGCTTATGTTGTTCACCATGGAGATCACCAGTAATTTTACTATTTATGACTGGCTAATAAGTGTTCATCACTGATCAAATTTTGTTAGAGAGAGATTTTAATTCAATCTCCAGAAACATCTTTTGTCCAATATCCTCCACTTAGATTGTTAgagagagaaaattttctatcCTTGGTTTACAATGAACAGGTAAAATTACAAGGTGCCGTCCCTGTAATTTCCTATTTGCTCACGTCCAATTAATATGAAATAAGAAATAGGGTGCTAACCCACCTGAAAAAAGAATTGCTCATATACATGCTAACTTTTTTCTCAAGcatttgttgtttttttttttaaataataaccaAATCATGggttagtattttttttaaaaagatgtgcattattatgatattatcttttgaatggacatttagtTAGAATATTACCAAAGTTTAATAAAATCAAGTTTCATTAGAGTTATTTATTATCTAGAACTTACACACTTTTTATTTTCGGATTAAaacattaaatttaaaaatattcattTGATCATCCTGTTTGTTTGGGtttcaaaaaaaatctaaatatatttatatcatattttGTCTTCCCATTGGTGTAAATATGTTTTAGTAAAAAATCTGTTATCAGTAAAAAAAATTTCCTCCTTTGTAACTTTCTGTTTCTGTCTCCACTTAATTAATTTATAACCAAAaaaaagttttttattttaaGGAACTAAaacaatcaatttttattttaaaaaataataaaatcaaaaaatatttgttttaaaTCTATTGTGTTCTTTGTTctttatatataatattcttaaaaaattatgttctattaataaaaaaacttattttcaaaaaaagaaaaaaaatctgttctgttacttttttatttatttctgtttCAAAAAATTACGCATTAATCTTTCTAAATCTGATTGTCTTCTGATTCTAAAAAATCTCCTAAACAAGTTGAATACTTTGTACGTGGAAGACTCTATATGAAACCTATTAAAAAACATGAACTACCAAGGAAATTTGATAAACCTTAGAACACAAGTCAAATCAAAGACACAATTCATACGAGTTGTAGGTCATTCTGAAGGTGCTAGTAAATTCACTATATTTGATCTTAATAACTTTAAAATGGTAGATCATTTACCTATGAATAAAGAAATTCACAAACCTAATTCATAAAATTCAAAGGGGTGGTATCAACTTTAGTGAATCATATCAAGTTTTATATCTATTAAATAGACTAACCTCACCTTGGTCTAAATTTGGTCAAGAGACTTGGAGATCTCAAACCTCTCAAATTCTTAGGTACATCATCTAAGCCATTAGAATAGAACACCAGTATAGGCAAAGGGAGGCTCAAGAAAAATCAAATGCAAGCCAAGCTCAACATAACTGAATCCTAGAGTCATTTCCAAAACCATAAAAACTTTAACACGAACCAATGTCATAACTTTAATCCCAAGGGTATCATTATACCCAAGGATAAGGGATTTAAACCGAGGTTCAAGAACCTCACAAATCCTAATTCTAACTCATTCCAACACTCTAGGTGTCATCCTAAACCCAAAGGGTACATGAAGCCAGGAACATGATTGGTTCTGCTATGTCATCTTGCTTCATCCTTCTTCTAGCAAAAGGAGAAAGATAGTTTATAGAAGAAAACATCTTTTAAGCCTAAACCTCTAGTTAATATTATTAAGGTCTTTGTTTTTTTACCCTTTTGTTAATCTAACCTACCATGGTTAGATTCTAGTGCTAACATATATGCTTGCACTGATCAAGATTGGTTTTCCTCTTATAAGATCCCAAGATCCCAAACAAAGGAAGTGGAATCATGGGGAATGAAACATGTGATGTGTCACTTCTACCTTGTACATATATGTCACTATAACCTGATACTCAGTCTAGGAAAGAGGCCAGTACTTCGCGATTTAATGCACGTACCAAATATAATCTCTCCTTGTATAGTTAGGCTCCAGTTTTAAAAGCCACTAAAGTTATTTTTGAGGGCCTTTTTAAGATCAATGTAATTACTCCTACATATAAAGCAGAATCATCTTTAAATTCTAAATCTTGTGACATttaacaacttaaacttatcatatcAATTTTGATTTAATTTCTTTAATGTCTAATCTTAACTAATTCCAAATTTTAATTCTAATTTGAATGTAATTGTGAAATTTATGCTCAATCCAAACAACCTAGTTTTAAGCATATCCTATATAAAAATACATAGCGATGGCTGTGATTCAAATAGGGGTCCTACTAGAGGTGGAAGTCCTTATTTTGTGACCTTCATTGATGATATCTCTAAATGTTACTACACTAACCTTTTTtacttttaaagtttaaaaagaaAGTTGTTAACAAATTTAAGACCTACAAGGTTGTGACCTCACAACCTTTATTGATGACATCTCTAAATTTTGCTACtgttatattttttttcacttttaagcagtgattgaaagaggcgctcgggcgctcgcctaggcgctcgggcgaggcgaggcgaggcccgagcgcctcgctaatgtccccagcggcgcgcttcaaacaggcgccgcctgggcgctcgcccgagcccaggcggtgggcGCTTCGCGCGAGCGCCTAGGTAAACCAAGTGGCCGAAccaagattttaggtctggttcggttgttagttggttcaatcgaaccaactaaaccgatataacccttacccaaccctaacccttacccaaccgtaacccgctaccgctgccgctcccgatctcgctgctcgtcgctcctgctcccgctgccgctgctcgcgcctctcgcgagccctcccgctgctcgcgactcccgcgagccctcccgcgagccttccctctgctcgcgactcccgctgctcgcgcctcccgcgagccctcccaactgctcgtgcctcccgcgagccctcccgctgctcgcgactcccgcgagccctcccgcgagccttccctctgctcgcgactagaatttttatttaaaatagcatattttatttaaaattttaaataattatattatatatttttatattttagcgcctcgcttcgctcgggcgagcgcctagcgcctcgggcgtttttggaccttggcgccttttggcacctagcgctttttaaatcactgcttttaAGGTTTAAGGATAAAATTCTTAACAAATTTAAGATATATAAAGCTGAGGTTGAACACCAACTTAATAAGAGAATAAAATCTTAAATTCTGCTATAGGAGGTGAGTGCACTTCAAAATGAACTTGCTATCTTCTACTAATTTCCCATGATCATGGTATAATACTCACTATTCTCAATCTAATTGAGTAgctgaaagaaagaatagaaatcaaTATGGTTGACAGCTTAATCCTTAGTTCATGAGTACTGCAAAACTCATGAGAAGGCTCTTTTATCCACCTATTATATACTTCATAGGATTTCTCAGGGGGTGCTTGGAACAAAAACCAAGGCTTTATTACTTCTAAATATGGGGGTGTTTAGCTAAGGTTAATATTCTTTAGCCCAAAAGAAAGGAAGATAGGTCATAAAACTATAGATATTATCTTTATAGGATATTCCATTACAATACCTGTAGATTCTTTATGGTGATTCTGAAATTTTTGAAACCTCAAATGACATCGATTAAATCCAGAGATGCTTCATTCTTTAAAAATATCTTTCCTTTCGAACCTAAAATATTTACTAACATTTAAGTGATTCTTATTCACCTTTTCCAACCCCTTTAGAAGGAGAAACAATAGAGCTAGGATTGCGAGGAACCTTGGTGATGGTCTCCTACTTTATTAATGACACACTAACAGTATGCTTAGGAGTTAGGAACACATTAGAAATTTGCAGTGAGAGTCCGATGCACATTACAAATGCAAATTGGTGCTTGGTAAATTTTTATCAAACCGCATCTGGCCTGGATGCTACATTAGAAATGCTCAAATGCTCATTTTATTTCAGGATAGCATTAGCATTTTAGTATTTGTAGGATGCTAATGCaatttttcaaatttcaaaaatgTCCTATGACTTTATCAAAAAAATACGagattgccaaaatgatttagtaAGAAACCAATATGATCGATATTTTCTATAagattaaattttattatttatttttaaagattatctttatatttatttatatgattatttttttatttattatatatttgggccatatgaaattttttaaagattacatacattcattttttttatttatttacttattaatttaaataaaaaatatatattcacttttaaataaatattaaaaatattagaagggtaaatttgtcacaaaatattcaatgaatttttgaaatataattttaccaaacaacactCATGTCAATGTACATTTAAAATACAGTTTTCATTTATTGTTTACCAAGTACTAAAAGCATTCTACAACTACATATTCACTCAAACCCCTTTCTCCAACCGTACATTAAAATACAAGTTTGTTCCTAACCACAGCCTAAGTTTATGTCAAGAGATTATGTGCTCTCCGGATGCTTCCTTGTAGAATAAGGTGAACTATGAAATAGACTCCATTACAAGTAATCTTGATTTTCACAAGTAAATCATAAGGTTAGACTTATAGCTCAAGGGTTTGGACAAAAAGTTGGCATTGATTATTTCAACACATAAGTGCCTATAGTGTAAATTACTACTATCCAAGTCCTACTTGTTTTTGCTCTCATCCATAACTCCTAATTCATCAAATGGATGTGAAGAATATCTTTCTTCGTGGAAaccaagaagaaggctcttatatGAGAGAATTCGTAGATGACCGCAGCAAATGATCTAGACAGTCTTTAGATACTCTCATGAACAAATAAGATACTCGTGTAAAAtcattaacatgtaaacccaCAAAGACGTATTTCATACTATGTTGAGATAATCGAAATCTGGATAAAAAGAACATAATTCAAGATGTAATTCACTCTATTTTCTTCATATGGATATTAACTTCTCTAAATGTGTTTAGTCTTTAAAATGAGATGATCGTATAGTACACACCAACATTAATCATTactttattcttaattttttatatttatatttattttatggtAATTTGTGTTTTGTGGGAATTCTCAAAGCATTTATTTGGGTAAAACtacaaattataatttttacaCTTGCTTTTTATTGTTTCACCTCATAAATTTTTTCATACTATGTTGAGATAATCGAAATATGGATAAAAGGAACATAATTCAAGATGTAATTCACTCTATTTTCTTCATATGGATATTAACTTCACTAAATGAGTTTAGTCTTTAAAATGAGATGATCATATAGTACACACCAACATTAATCATTactttattcttaatttttttatattcatatttattttatGGTAATTTGTGTTTTGTGGGAATTCTCAAAGCATTTATTTGGGTAAAACtacaaattataatttttacaCTTGCTTTTTATTGTTTCACCTCATAAATTATGACTTTACCCTTGTTATTTAACCTTTAATTTCAAAAATTACAACTCTATCCTTGTTGTTTACCATTGCACCTCGAGAATAATGCTGCATTATTACTCCCATGCATTACTAATTGCATGTCACATGTGCTTGTGGCTCGCAGCAGGCATTATGCGCACTGGGTATTTACAGATTCAACAAGAACACATGTGAGTAATAAGGCAACGTTATGATAAAATGCAGGGGTAGAGTCATAATTTTCGAAatgagatgaattaaatcaaggaTAAAATCATAACTTTTgagatgaaactgtaaaaggaaagGGTATAATTGTAATTTATGGTTTTCCTTATAAGTGCTATGATAATCTCTACAAAAACATAAATTATCTCAAAATAAATATAAACACCAAAAATTAAGAACAAAATAATGATTGATGCTTATGCATCTACTGTGTGACTAGTCAGTTGTCTTTTCAAAAACTAAACTCATTTAGTGGAATAAGTATTCATCCGAAAGAGGACAACATCAACCTCTCCTCTCCAAAATCCTTCGTAACAAAATAATGAGAAAAAAAGATTTGATTAGGAGGTTTAAATCAAAAGTAAAGATTGGAATACCATTAACATAAAAACAAAACAGAATAAATCTGTTCCCTATCTTCATTATATTCATTGATTTGAAAACCAAAAAATAGAAttacaaaatcaaaattttca
Coding sequences within:
- the LOC135651598 gene encoding uncharacterized protein LOC135651598 isoform X1; its protein translation is MASAESNLIESPVVSKKDPAWKYNYLKDPKDPNAVTCIFCDKTTRGGIFRAKQHLVGNFKNAAACKKCPPEVKEELLNYMNEKKTQKNESYGNLPEDNVEHIRDEEEDYSTSINPSEKRVYDKKGKEVMSTKKGRKGPMDLYMLQGSQKQQGQAGGSKLRQTNISDACDKEIRGRTIQHIARFFYQAGLPLSTTRLDSFKDMIEAIGRYGAGLKPPSYYEMRVPLLQKELNYTNDLLKGHKESWATRGCSIMSDVWTDRRRRSIINFMVNCSLGTMFVKSIDASSFVKSGDKIYDLLDNFVEEIGEQNIVQIITDNGSNYVLAGKLLESKRQHLYWTPCAAHCIDLMLEDIGKILEIKKTLERAIFVVGFLYNHIGALNMMREFTGNKELVRHGVTRFATSFLTLQSVHRQKHTLRNMFTSEKWVTSKWAKEAKGKRAADIILMPSFWNHVVYILKVMGPLVRVLRLVDNENKSAMGYIYEAMDRAKETIKRSFNENEEKYEKIFTIIDERWNCQLHRPLHAAGYYLNPEFFYKIKSVGFDAEVLSGLYQCVARLVPSIEVQDKIIHELSLYKNAEGLFGIPIAVRSRTTTSPAEWWSLFGNSTPNLQKFAIKVLSLTCSASGCERNWSVFEHIHSKRRNRLEHQRLHDLVYIKYNQALKTRHDLKNRFDSISLQDIDDSNEWLVGEMGANLQDAEDELVFEDDRLTWGDVARASGAGELQTYTRQMSKRKMSAKASSSAPAIVEDIENETYLDEEEGIEEQEEEDEFNEDDLCENDDNIDYDE
- the LOC135651598 gene encoding uncharacterized protein LOC135651598 isoform X2 codes for the protein MHRDRGGNGSRVETGASYRRRINGALDKHLERSSTATSEVLNRRERERDRLSVPSTSSGKHLEHQDQRSASLSKNKYSDESETDSEESDVSGSDGEDTSWISWLCNLKGNEFFCEVDDEYIQDDFNLCGLSSQVPYYAYALDLILDVEPSHGKLLESKRQHLYWTPCAAHCIDLMLEDIGKILEIKKTLERAIFVVGFLYNHIGALNMMREFTGNKELVRHGVTRFATSFLTLQSVHRQKHTLRNMFTSEKWVTSKWAKEAKGKRAADIILMPSFWNHVVYILKVMGPLVRVLRLVDNENKSAMGYIYEAMDRAKETIKRSFNENEEKYEKIFTIIDERWNCQLHRPLHAAGYYLNPEFFYKIKSVGFDAEVLSGLYQCVARLVPSIEVQDKIIHELSLYKNAEGLFGIPIAVRSRTTTSPAEWWSLFGNSTPNLQKFAIKVLSLTCSASGCERNWSVFEHIHSKRRNRLEHQRLHDLVYIKYNQALKTRHDLKNRFDSISLQDIDDSNEWLVGEMGANLQDAEDELVFEDDRLTWGDVARASGAGELQTYTRQMSKRKMSAKASSSAPAIVEDIENETYLDEEEGIEEQEEEDEFNEDDLCENDDNIDYDE